In Streptococcus sp. SN-1, a single genomic region encodes these proteins:
- a CDS encoding oligosaccharide flippase family protein — protein sequence MKNIKINALASLLVNVLNIVFPLITNPYLTRILSKSNYGYFNTANTWASFVIPLAAFGIYNYGIRAISKVKDDKNKINYVFSKLFYISIITSVPTTSIYFLFIYLDNSIENLKELYYILGVQALFQFLYIEWMNEAYENYAFILYKTLVIRIAMLVAIFTFVKTPNDIVPYAIIMSATTILNYLLSFLWIKREVSFVKIGLVELVKASKPLLTMLLLANANMLYTLLDRMFITKGPDENYISYYTIASSIVMLIASVLSGAINVSIPRLGYYLGKKDYESYKNLLNQGAALFYFLIIQTSIGIMVLGNYATVIYSSEKYLEAGIVTSVFAFRTIIWAIELILGKQIIFINDHENRLTAFYFIGGGANILLNSLLYFNNIFAPEYYIATTIIAETVVVLLEIYFIKKHHLLDLKEIFTTLTRYTIVSLGFIPIYFTFKFLFQINSYTVNLNIILMVLSTIATCGIYYLLILFITKDKTFHYALNLVLTNIKMSL from the coding sequence ATGAAAAATATAAAAATTAATGCACTGGCTAGCTTACTAGTCAATGTTCTCAATATCGTTTTTCCTCTGATAACCAATCCTTATCTGACACGGATTCTCAGCAAATCCAATTACGGTTATTTCAATACCGCCAATACCTGGGCTAGCTTTGTCATTCCTTTAGCCGCATTTGGAATCTACAACTACGGGATTCGAGCTATCAGTAAGGTCAAGGATGATAAAAATAAAATCAACTATGTTTTCTCTAAGTTATTCTATATCTCCATTATTACATCTGTTCCAACAACAAGTATCTATTTCCTATTTATTTATCTGGATAATAGTATTGAAAATTTGAAAGAACTCTACTATATACTTGGTGTCCAGGCTCTCTTCCAATTCCTTTATATCGAGTGGATGAATGAAGCTTATGAAAATTATGCATTCATCTTATACAAAACATTGGTTATTCGTATTGCCATGTTGGTCGCTATCTTCACCTTTGTAAAAACTCCAAATGATATCGTACCTTATGCAATCATTATGAGTGCAACGACGATTCTCAACTATCTACTCAGCTTTCTCTGGATTAAGCGAGAAGTTTCCTTTGTTAAGATTGGTCTTGTCGAATTAGTCAAAGCATCTAAACCGCTCTTGACCATGTTGCTTCTAGCTAATGCCAATATGCTCTACACATTGCTTGATAGAATGTTTATCACCAAAGGGCCTGATGAAAACTATATTTCTTATTACACCATTGCTTCCAGCATCGTCATGTTGATTGCCAGTGTCCTGAGTGGAGCTATCAATGTCAGTATTCCACGTCTCGGCTACTATCTCGGTAAGAAAGACTACGAGTCCTATAAGAATCTTCTAAATCAAGGCGCTGCCCTCTTTTACTTCCTCATCATTCAAACCAGTATTGGGATTATGGTATTAGGGAACTACGCAACTGTCATCTACTCTTCTGAAAAATACCTTGAAGCTGGTATTGTGACTAGTGTCTTCGCTTTTCGGACTATCATTTGGGCCATTGAGTTAATCCTTGGTAAACAAATTATCTTCATCAACGACCACGAAAATCGTTTAACAGCCTTTTACTTTATTGGTGGCGGTGCCAATATCCTACTCAACAGTCTCTTGTATTTCAATAATATTTTTGCACCAGAGTATTACATTGCTACTACTATTATTGCAGAAACCGTAGTTGTTCTACTAGAAATTTACTTTATCAAGAAACATCATCTACTTGACTTAAAAGAAATCTTTACTACTTTAACACGCTATACTATTGTATCGCTCGGATTCATTCCCATCTATTTCACATTTAAATTCCTTTTTCAAATCAACTCTTATACAGTCAACCTCAATATAATCCTCATGGTTCTCTCGACTATTGCAACTTGTGGAATCTACTATCTCTTGATACTTTTTATCACAAAAGATAAAACATTCCACTATGCACTCAATCTTGTACTTACTAATATAAAAATGTCTCTATAA
- the mecA gene encoding adaptor protein MecA, with amino-acid sequence MKMKQISDTTLKITMSLEDLMDRGMEIADFLVPQEKTEEFFYAILDELEMPDSFLDTGMLSFRVTPKPDKVDVFVTKSKIDQNLDFEDLSDLPDMEELAQMSPDEFIKTLEKSISEKTKDDIEAIQSLEQVEAREEEQEQAEQEVESKKEPYIYYILSFSKLADLVAFSKTVTFEMETSELYKMNERYYLTILVDIENHPSPYPAWLLARMREFADDSDISRSVLQEYGQVLMNHDAVINLQKIG; translated from the coding sequence ATGAAAATGAAACAAATTAGTGATACAACTTTGAAAATTACGATGTCTTTAGAGGATTTGATGGATCGTGGCATGGAGATTGCTGACTTTCTCGTTCCTCAAGAAAAAACGGAAGAATTCTTTTATGCTATCTTGGATGAGTTAGAGATGCCTGATAGCTTTCTGGATACAGGCATGTTGAGTTTCCGTGTAACTCCAAAACCTGATAAGGTCGATGTCTTTGTAACCAAATCAAAGATTGATCAAAATCTAGATTTTGAAGACTTATCGGATTTACCAGATATGGAAGAATTGGCTCAAATGTCGCCTGATGAGTTTATTAAAACCTTAGAAAAAAGCATCTCAGAAAAGACTAAGGATGATATCGAAGCGATTCAATCTCTAGAGCAAGTCGAAGCCAGGGAAGAAGAGCAGGAGCAGGCTGAACAAGAAGTTGAAAGCAAGAAAGAGCCTTACATCTACTACATCCTTTCTTTTTCTAAGTTAGCTGATTTGGTGGCTTTTTCAAAGACAGTGACTTTTGAGATGGAAACTTCTGAACTCTACAAGATGAATGAGCGCTATTATTTGACCATTTTAGTGGATATTGAAAATCATCCAAGTCCATATCCAGCTTGGCTGTTGGCTCGTATGCGCGAGTTTGCAGACGATAGTGATATCAGTCGTTCAGTCTTACAAGAGTATGGCCAAGTCTTGATGAATCACGATGCAGTGATCAATCTGCAAAAGATTGGCTAA
- a CDS encoding cytosine permease yields MSKMNDFIQQETITGIVPMTNKDRQYSFWDLFLSTSGFAIATWCYTQGAYVAQYLTFNQMLINIFSFNIIWVFIECLPILFAVKYGIDLWIWLRAVLGKKGVAILSTVISLANFGWYAVTANLFASSMIHLANNFGLGLDKGVWAPILGTLCVLLGTLIALGGPDVIKGTNRFLVVALLFVGLIIVGICFVAVPIRDIINVQPAIQENLTPIERFMMSGEGNVAVAFSWSTQAFVLPRLAKSERSGYWATALSYGVVAPFFAATGGVMALAMFVKTGVYESDPTTMLSTLSTPAFALLSLLLVAFANIGTQGTGSYVNCMIVKSGMPKVSYKLMVWIAMVYVSLLTIWGGVEEYFGSFISLAAYIQGPIIGMIVVDYFILRKRKVDLRSAYFLEGHKAYEFTNGFNLVGLSCVIISLLVAVLFVYNPVTKHIQSPMFLLTTGSGFTAIFGGLLYWLASLTCLKRYMLKDKDSVTI; encoded by the coding sequence ATGTCCAAGATGAATGACTTCATTCAACAGGAGACCATAACGGGAATCGTTCCCATGACCAACAAGGATCGTCAGTATTCTTTCTGGGATCTCTTCCTATCGACAAGTGGTTTTGCCATCGCAACCTGGTGTTATACCCAAGGAGCCTATGTGGCTCAATATTTGACCTTTAATCAAATGTTGATTAATATTTTTAGTTTTAACATTATCTGGGTCTTTATTGAATGTCTCCCAATCTTGTTTGCAGTTAAATATGGAATTGATTTATGGATTTGGTTGAGAGCCGTTCTAGGTAAAAAAGGGGTGGCCATTCTATCAACCGTGATTAGTCTGGCGAATTTTGGTTGGTACGCCGTTACCGCTAATCTTTTTGCCAGCTCCATGATTCATTTGGCAAATAATTTTGGGCTTGGTTTAGACAAGGGAGTATGGGCACCGATTCTAGGCACCCTCTGTGTTCTCCTTGGAACGCTGATTGCTCTTGGGGGCCCAGATGTGATTAAAGGTACTAATCGCTTTCTGGTGGTTGCCTTGTTATTTGTTGGGCTAATCATCGTTGGAATCTGTTTTGTTGCGGTTCCGATTAGGGATATTATTAATGTCCAACCTGCCATCCAAGAAAATTTGACACCGATTGAACGTTTTATGATGTCAGGGGAAGGAAATGTGGCCGTAGCCTTTTCTTGGTCTACACAAGCCTTTGTCTTACCACGTTTGGCAAAATCAGAACGCAGTGGCTATTGGGCTACAGCTTTGTCATATGGGGTTGTTGCGCCATTCTTTGCTGCGACAGGTGGAGTCATGGCTCTAGCCATGTTTGTCAAAACAGGTGTTTATGAAAGTGATCCAACAACCATGCTATCAACTCTAAGCACACCTGCCTTTGCCCTTTTAAGTTTACTACTAGTAGCCTTTGCCAATATTGGAACCCAAGGGACAGGATCATACGTGAACTGTATGATTGTAAAAAGCGGGATGCCCAAAGTAAGCTATAAACTAATGGTTTGGATTGCCATGGTATACGTGAGCCTACTTACAATTTGGGGAGGAGTAGAAGAGTACTTCGGTTCCTTCATCTCACTAGCCGCTTATATTCAAGGCCCCATTATCGGAATGATCGTTGTCGACTACTTTATCTTGAGAAAACGAAAAGTCGATTTGCGTTCAGCCTATTTCCTTGAGGGACATAAAGCTTATGAGTTTACAAATGGCTTTAATCTGGTAGGATTATCTTGTGTAATCATTTCCTTGTTAGTTGCGGTACTATTTGTTTATAACCCTGTAACAAAGCACATCCAGAGTCCTATGTTCCTGCTCACAACTGGTAGTGGCTTCACTGCAATTTTTGGAGGTCTATTGTACTGGTTAGCTAGCTTAACTTGTTTAAAACGCTATATGCTCAAGGATAAAGATTCTGTTACGATTTAA
- a CDS encoding transposase, with translation MEQLHFITKLLDIKDPNIQIIDIINRDTHKEIIAKLDYEAPSCPDCGSLMKKYDFQKPSKIPYLETTGMPTRILLRKRHYNLYQLLLFHFQNKEPDKFFGLIEDNLKQVHPLFQTVFKTFLKDKEKIANALQLLYSNAKLEATNNLIKLIKRNAFGFRNFENFKKRIFIALNIKKERTKCVLSRA, from the coding sequence ATGGAACAATTACATTTTATCACAAAACTACTCGATATTAAAGACCCTAATATCCAAATTATAGACATCATCAATAGGGATACCCACAAAGAAATCATCGCTAAACTGGATTATGAGGCTCCATCTTGCCCTGATTGTGGAAGTCTAATGAAGAAATATGACTTTCAAAAACCGTCTAAGATCCCTTACCTCGAAACAACTGGTATGCCTACTAGAATTCTCCTTAGAAAACGCCACTACAATCTCTATCAACTCTTGCTTTTTCACTTTCAGAACAAGGAACCTGACAAATTCTTCGGACTTATTGAGGACAATCTAAAGCAGGTTCATCCTCTTTTTCAGACTGTCTTTAAAACCTTCCTAAAGGATAAAGAGAAGATTGCCAACGCCCTTCAACTACTCTATTCCAACGCCAAACTGGAAGCCACCAATAATCTCATCAAACTTATCAAGCGCAATGCCTTTGGATTTCGGAATTTTGAAAACTTCAAAAAACGGATTTTTATCGCCCTAAATATCAAAAAAGAAAGGACGAAATGTGTCCTTTCTCGAGCTTAG